A DNA window from Capnocytophaga sp. ARDL2 contains the following coding sequences:
- a CDS encoding DUF6443 domain-containing protein — protein MKNLLLIILSLFTSGLFGQTTNKNYVKETIRRELPLSFQIFGSVSPHIETTTYFDGLGRPIQIVDKNSSPEEAKNIVTHIEYQKDLGQVKEYLPFTQEDKVVTVVPNIRFGGTITQTTYHANFIENAQSKTLTFYNTPYYEHTPNPFVEHKVERSTRRRELETAFPGADWGMDYAAENQRNTERNQYGFNAANEVKRYFVQTTFAHGVYKNTVTANGFYPAHTLTKTTTKTENWKSGDGLHNTLIEFKDAEGNIVLKRTFSKGVFHDTYYIYNEQNLLAFVLPPLANGAVSQEVLDQLCYQYHYDAKKRLVEKKLPQKEWEYLIYDKADRVVLSGPVYDPWGQNSKGWLVSKYDAFGRVVYTGFYPATTFSSATRHALSQNTFSVEKKIQSNTIDGISVHYTNVSFPTQFRLLSVNYYDNYQYPNAPTAFPAIENQATNTAVKGQPTGTWTRVLTQSNETHGNLSYTLYDHKYRPIRSFESNHLGGFTQKDSRLTFTGMPTQVVTITKYNSSSPVLSYTDNFSYDRRDRMLSHTQTIGTRTEKIQTLSYDPLGVLVQKKVGGLQGTLQTVDYTYNIRNWLTHINKDRSPNDLFVYELKYNQDTHKPLYNGNISSLNYTTKQDNITRGYNYLYDPLNRLEKAMSFTKTGANTVVNNFYNEALTYDKNGNILSLKRNTNLSNLAHEIDDLSYTYQGNQLQKVTDNTGDSTGFADGTNTDNDYHYDSFGNILTDWNKGISNIKYNHLNQPVEIQLPQGKIYYLYDATGKRIQKRIQPNQGAVVITDYFGEFQYENGILQFFAQPEGYVKPHNGAFLYVYQYKDHLGNIRLSYADVNDNGVIEPASEILEESNYYPFGLKHQGYNEITNVNKSIAAEKYKFGGKEWNDELGLNLYDFHARNYDAAIGRWLNVDPLAENYPNESPYIYTGNNPVNFVDPDGRCYTRASNGEYVPCAPPIKDVTFAAKLESSKPIFTYNYGAKQTDAFGNDWTFTKNNSWELVNANPNPDYSQKVAIAPTGDASYYEQRYKAHIESYGTTPPDYYLSYGHKYANKFTKELRNELSDAGKKWIDQTVTELQKQMENFIKNDSYIQSNNDAFRTKAFDTHVPSYIKGGLLKNLPFSDKFKIGTTPDLKDLTSPDGMRQVRQIIPKIF, from the coding sequence ATGAAAAACCTACTACTCATTATACTTAGTTTGTTTACAAGTGGACTATTTGGGCAAACCACCAACAAAAACTATGTAAAAGAAACTATAAGACGGGAACTTCCTCTTAGCTTTCAAATCTTTGGAAGTGTAAGTCCTCATATAGAAACCACTACCTATTTCGATGGATTAGGACGACCGATACAAATAGTTGATAAAAACAGTTCGCCAGAGGAAGCTAAAAACATAGTTACCCATATCGAATACCAAAAAGATTTGGGACAAGTAAAAGAGTATTTGCCTTTTACACAAGAGGATAAAGTAGTAACCGTGGTGCCGAATATAAGATTTGGAGGTACAATTACACAAACAACTTATCACGCCAATTTCATAGAAAACGCCCAGTCCAAGACTTTAACTTTTTACAACACGCCTTATTATGAACACACGCCCAATCCTTTTGTAGAGCATAAGGTTGAGCGTTCGACAAGGCGAAGAGAATTGGAAACTGCCTTTCCTGGTGCAGATTGGGGTATGGATTACGCCGCTGAAAACCAACGCAACACCGAACGAAACCAATACGGATTTAATGCAGCAAACGAAGTAAAAAGATACTTCGTACAGACTACTTTTGCTCATGGTGTGTATAAAAATACGGTAACAGCCAATGGTTTTTATCCTGCCCATACGCTTACCAAAACCACTACCAAAACCGAAAATTGGAAATCGGGCGACGGATTGCACAACACACTGATAGAATTTAAAGATGCTGAAGGCAATATCGTACTAAAACGCACTTTTAGCAAAGGTGTTTTCCACGATACTTACTATATTTACAACGAGCAAAATTTGTTGGCATTTGTGTTGCCTCCGTTGGCAAATGGTGCGGTGTCTCAAGAGGTGTTAGACCAATTGTGTTACCAATACCATTACGATGCAAAAAAGCGATTGGTAGAGAAAAAACTCCCACAAAAAGAGTGGGAATATCTCATTTATGACAAAGCCGACCGTGTGGTATTGTCAGGACCGGTTTACGACCCTTGGGGGCAAAACAGCAAAGGTTGGCTGGTGTCGAAATACGATGCCTTTGGGCGAGTGGTATATACAGGATTTTATCCTGCAACCACATTTTCTTCTGCCACAAGACACGCCTTGTCGCAAAATACCTTTTCCGTAGAAAAGAAAATCCAATCCAACACCATAGACGGTATTTCGGTGCATTATACCAATGTGAGTTTTCCGACGCAGTTTCGACTGTTGAGTGTAAATTATTACGACAATTATCAGTATCCGAATGCCCCTACCGCCTTTCCTGCCATAGAAAATCAGGCAACCAACACAGCAGTAAAAGGGCAACCAACGGGAACTTGGACACGCGTACTTACCCAAAGCAACGAAACCCACGGCAATTTGTCTTATACCTTGTACGACCACAAATACCGACCGATTCGCAGTTTTGAGAGCAATCATTTGGGGGGTTTTACACAAAAAGACAGCCGATTGACCTTTACAGGAATGCCGACCCAAGTGGTAACCATAACCAAATACAACAGCAGTTCGCCCGTGTTGAGCTATACCGATAATTTTTCATACGACCGCAGAGATCGTATGCTATCGCATACGCAAACCATAGGCACGAGAACGGAAAAAATACAAACACTCAGTTATGACCCACTGGGCGTATTGGTACAAAAAAAAGTAGGCGGATTGCAAGGTACATTGCAGACGGTAGATTATACCTACAACATTCGCAATTGGCTAACGCATATCAACAAAGACCGTTCGCCTAATGATTTGTTTGTCTATGAATTGAAATACAACCAAGACACGCACAAACCTTTGTATAATGGAAATATATCGAGCTTGAACTACACCACCAAGCAAGACAATATTACCCGAGGATACAACTATTTGTACGACCCACTCAACAGATTGGAAAAAGCGATGAGTTTTACCAAAACAGGAGCCAACACCGTTGTAAACAATTTTTACAACGAAGCTCTAACTTACGACAAAAATGGTAATATATTATCGCTAAAACGCAACACCAACTTGAGCAACCTCGCTCACGAAATTGACGATTTGTCTTATACCTATCAAGGCAATCAGTTGCAAAAAGTAACGGACAATACAGGCGACAGCACAGGGTTTGCAGACGGCACAAATACAGACAATGATTACCATTACGATTCGTTTGGAAATATTCTCACGGATTGGAACAAGGGGATATCAAACATCAAATACAATCATTTAAACCAACCTGTAGAGATACAGTTGCCACAAGGAAAAATTTATTATCTTTACGACGCCACAGGCAAAAGAATACAAAAACGCATACAACCCAACCAAGGAGCAGTTGTAATCACCGATTATTTCGGAGAGTTTCAATACGAAAACGGCATATTGCAGTTTTTCGCACAGCCAGAAGGCTATGTAAAACCACATAACGGAGCATTTTTGTATGTCTATCAGTACAAAGACCATTTGGGTAATATCCGTTTGAGTTACGCCGATGTAAATGACAATGGAGTTATTGAACCAGCAAGTGAAATTCTTGAGGAGAGTAATTACTACCCATTCGGTTTAAAACACCAAGGATATAATGAAATCACCAATGTAAATAAAAGCATTGCCGCAGAAAAATACAAATTTGGAGGCAAAGAATGGAACGACGAGTTAGGATTGAATTTGTACGATTTTCATGCAAGGAATTATGATGCAGCGATAGGGCGATGGTTGAATGTAGATCCGCTGGCGGAGAATTATCCTAACGAAAGTCCATACATATATACAGGTAATAATCCTGTTAATTTTGTTGATCCAGACGGAAGATGTTATACACGAGCTAGTAATGGAGAATACGTCCCTTGTGCACCTCCAATAAAAGATGTTACTTTTGCTGCCAAATTAGAATCCTCAAAACCTATATTTACATACAATTATGGAGCAAAACAAACAGATGCTTTTGGTAATGATTGGACTTTTACAAAAAATAACTCTTGGGAGTTAGTTAATGCAAATCCTAATCCGGATTATTCTCAAAAAGTTGCAATAGCACCTACAGGTGATGCGAGTTATTATGAGCAACGGTATAAAGCTCATATTGAATCATATGGCACAACTCCACCAGATTATTATTTGTCATATGGTCATAAGTATGCCAATAAGTTCACTAAAGAATTAAGAAACGAATTATCTGATGCAGGTAAAAAATGGATAGATCAGACTGTTACAGAGCTACAAAAACAAATGGAAAATTTTATAAAGAATGACTCTTATATTCAAAGTAATAATGATGCTTTCAGAACAAAAGCTTTTGATACTCACGTTCCGTCTTATATAAAAGGTGGATTACTGAAGAATTTACCATTTTCAGATAAATTCAAAATTGGGACTACTCCGGATTTAAAAGATTTAACAAGTCCTGATGGTATGAGACAAGTAAGGCAAATTATCCCTAAAATTTTCTGA